The window TCGCCGAACGCCCACGGGCGGCTGGAGCCGGTCTGCTCCCCGGCCGCCCCGGCAACCCTGGTGTCCCGGCGCCCCTGCCGGCCGGAGAGCTGTTTGGCGGTGTCGCGCAGCAGCGACCTGCCGAGCCGGCGCATGGCCTGCGGTGAGAGCCGGAGGTCGCCGTCGGCCCCGCGCCGGAGGTAACCGCCGTCCTGCATGGCCTGCTCAATCTCCGCGAGGGTACGGGCGGACACGGCAGCATCCTGTCCCAGCTGGCGGGCGAGGGCGTCCAGGTCCAGATCGTCCAGACGAGAGCCGTTGTAGGACTGGGAGAGCTGCTCGGCAAGTCCGTCCAGTTCGGCGAGGTCCTGGATCACGCCGGTCCCGTCACCGAGCCCGAGCCCCTCCTCCCCCTCGAAGTGCTCGGAGCCGTTCCAGTCCTCGCCGGGGCGCAGGGCGCGGAGGTTGGCGTCCATTTGACCGAGCTGGGCCATGAGTTCGGGTGAGCCGAAGGCCTGGGCGGAGAGCTGCATCAGCTCCTCGCGCTGCCCGGGGGTCATGGACTGCAGGAGCCGCTGGGCGGCGGCCGCGCGCTGGGCGAGCGCGTCCACCAGCTCCTCCACGGATTGCGGGTTCTCCGGAAAGAACTGGCCGTGCTTGGCCATGAACTCCCGGAAGCCCGCGTCGGTGTCCTCGCCGCGCCGGTGTTTGTCGAGGAGCTCGTTGAGGTCCCCCAGCATCCCGGCCACGGCCGCGCGGTCCTCCTCCGTGGCACCCTCGAGTGCTTCCTTCATGCCGGCGAACCGCTGGTCCAGGACTTCCCGGCCCAGCAGGTCCTTGATCCGCTCGTAGGCCTCCCGGGCCGTGCTCGACCGCCAGTCGTAAGAGGCCAATTCGTTGACCGCCGCCGCCGTGGACGAGGGCAGGTTCTGCAGTTGCATCTCCCGGATCGCGCGGTCGGTGTCCTCTATCCGGAGGTCGCGAGCCAGCTGTTTGCGCTCCTCCAGCACCGCCGTGTCCAGCAGCTTCCGGACCTCGTTGAGGGTGCCGTCCAGCCGGTGGCGGCTCAGCAGTTCGCTGCGGCGCTGCTGGACGCGGCCGGCGAGGTCATCCAGGCCCTCCCGGTTGCGGCTGCCGCGCCGCAGGAACTCCTGCAGGGCGTGCCGGGGCGAGTAGCCGGCCATGACGTCCTCTGCGACGGCGTCCAGCGCCTCCGCCAGGTCCACCGGCGGGGCGAGCGGATCCGGTCCGCCCGTGTACCGGCCATACCGGGACCGGTTATGAACGCCCATCGGGTTCTCCTTAGCCGTAGTGCCGCTTACCCGTAGACCGTGGCCTCGTCGTCGGATTCCTTGGAGATCCGGCGGGCGAGGTAGAGACCTTCCAGTGCCAGTTCGACGGCGGCGGCGCGCTGCCCGTCGTTGGTGGCGCCCAGGCGCTCACCGATGTCCTCGTACAGACGGGATCCGTTGAGCGACGGGAGGTTGGCGAGGAACTCCCGCGCGGTGACCAGTTCCCCGGTGGTGACCGTGGAATGACCGTCGAGCGCGGCGACGAGGTCGCCCATATCGATGCCGTGAAAGTGCGCGCGGACGGCTTCTGCGGTGGCCATGCGCAGCAGGTGGTCCAGGATCTCCTGTTCCCGCCCTTCTTCCCCCGACTCGAATTCGATCTTCCCGGCGAGGACTTCCACGGCGGCGGCCAGGTCGATGATCCGGGCGACGGCCTCGTCCTCACCGCGCACACTGGCCCGGCGCAGGGCCGCGGCGGCCACCGTTTCGGCGCCCGCGATGGCGAACCGAGCGGACACCCCGGAGGTCTGGTTAATCGCCGCGGACTGCCGCAGCGCCCGGGTGTAGCGGGCCAGGATCTCGAGGATGACGGGCGGGACGCCGGCCACCAGCTGTCCCTCCTGGCGGATGACGGCCACCTCGTCGTCGAGCTCGATCGGGTAGTGGGTGCGGATCTCGGCGCCAAAGCGGTCCCGCAGCGGCGTGATGATCCTGCCGCGGTTGGTGTAATCCTCCGGGTTCGCGGACGCGACCACCAGGACGTCCAGCGGCAGCCGCAGCACGTAGCCGCGGATCTGGATGTCGCGCTCTTCCATGACATTGAGCATGGAGACCTGGATCCGCTCGGCGAGGTCCGGCAGTTCGTTGATGGCGATGATGCCGCGGTTGGAGCGCGGAACCAGGCCGTAGTGGATGGTTTCCGGGTCGCCCAGGCGGCGGCCCTCGGCTACCCGCATCGGGTCGACGTCGCCGATCAGGTCCGCGACGGAGGTGTCCGGCGTCGCGAGTTTCTCGACGTACCGTTCCGAGCGGTGGCGCCACGCCACCCGTAGGCGGTCCCCCTCGGTGAGGGCACGGGCCCTGGAGTGCTCAGTGAGGGGTTCATACGGGTGTTCGTTCAGTTCCGAGTCCTCGATCACCGGCGACCACTCGTCCAGCAGCCCGGCGAGGGTGCGCAGCAGCCGGGTCTTGCCCTGCCCCCGTTCGCCGAGCAGGACGACGTCGTGCCCGGCGAGCAGTGCCCGCTCGAGCTGGGGCAGGACGGTGCGGCGGAAACCGAACATGCCGGGCCAGGGATCCCGGCCGGCGGCAAGCGCCGCGAGCAGGTTGTCGCGGATTTCGCGGCGCAGGTCCTTCTGGACGTGGCCGGAGGCACGCAGTTCACCAACTGTGAAGATATCGGGGCGGTCATTCACCCTCTTACCGTAGACCTCTACCCGGCCGGGAATCGAGGAATTTCTAGAGATTCCCGGGCATTGGGTCGCAGTCAGGGAGCCGCCCGGGGTCCCTGGCCGAGCCTGTGAAGGCACGGGGAGGCACCGACGACGGGCGGGTTGCGGGCGTCCTGACATGGAGCAGACGGTGAGTTGTGACCAGTGGTGTCCGGCCGGGAACTGACCCTCCTGGCCGAGGGCAGCGTGGAACTGCTCGCGAGGGTATTGCCGGTTGACCGCACCGGCCTGCGCTACCCGTGGCCGCTGGTGTTAGCGCCGGTCTCCTGGCCGGACGCAGGGAGCTGCCGGGGCTGACAGACCAGCCCGAGGCACCCGGACTGCAAACTAAGCTTGGTGGATGGTTGACTTACTCCCGGAGCCCGTTGCGGCCATCGCCCGAAAGACCGTGGGCCGTTCACTACTGACTCTTGCGGCGGTTCAGGGAGCGGTGATCGCAGGGCTCGTCCTTCTGGACGTGGTCAAGAAACGGCGCCGGACCAAGCGCAAGGGGTTCCCCCGCCCCGGCACTTTTGACAGTACGGTCTCGGACACTCCTGTCACGACGTACACCTACGGGGCTGATCTCTACCGTGACATGATCCAGGCGATTGACGAGGCGAAAGACCGGATCTTCATTGAAACGTTCATCTGGAAGGATGACGACACCGGACGCCGGTTCAAGGACGCGCTTAATGAAGCCGCCGGCCGCGGCGTCGAGGTCTCCATCATGTATGACGGGTTTGCCAACCTGGTGGTGCCATCCTCCTTCTTCCGGTTCCACCAGGACATACGCGTCTACCGATTCCCGGTGGTCCGCCCGTCAATGCTCTTCCAAACCCTTCGCGGCACAGGGCTGGACCACCGCAAGCTCCTGGTGGTCGATGACCACATCGGTTTCGTGGGCGGCTACAACATCGGCTCCCTGTACGCCACGGAATGGCGGGACACCCACCTCCGGCTCGTAGGTCCATCGGTGTGGGATCTCCGCCAGGCGTTCGTGAACGTCTGGAACGACCACGCTGCGGGCTCCCCGGCCGAGATTCCGCACACGACCCCGGCCGTGTGGGAGCCGCGGATCCGTGCCGTGAACAACATTCCGGCGGATCTCGTCTACCCGATCCGCGGCATCTATTTGGACGCCATCAACCGGGCCCGGGACCACATCTTTGTCACCATGGCGTACTTCATTCCGGACCAACAGATCCTCAAAGCGCTGCTTGCCGCGAGCAGCCGGGGTGTGGACGTCCGGCTGATCCTCCCCGAAGATTCAAACCACATCCTGTCGGACTGGCTCTCGCACGGGTTTTACCGGTCCCTGCTGGAGGCGGGAGTGACAGTCCTGCTCTACCGGAACGCGATGATCCACGCCAAGACGGCGACTATCGACGGCAGCTGGTCCACCGTGGGCAGCGCCAATATCGACAGGCTGAGTCTGACCGGCAACTATGAAATCAATCTCGAAATCCATGACGACAATTTCGCCTCGGACATGCAGAAGATTTTCGCGGTGGACAGCGGGAACTGCAGGGTACTGACGCTGGAGGAATGGCGGGACCGGCATTCGCTTGCCAGGTTCAGCGAGGCAGTACTGGTCCCGCTCCGGCCGTTGCTCTGAGTCCGGTCCTGCCAGTATCACCTCGCCGTCGATTTGGCGGGAAGGGGCCCGACTGCACGGCCAGATGCTAAGCTTACTTATTATTTGTATCTGTCTTGAGAAGGGCGCCGAGCGTGACGCTGGAAAATAGGCAACCGTCCGAGGCCGGCGTGCAAGGCGAAGTCCGACAGGACCGCTTCATCGGCGGAAATGACTTGACGCGCTGGCGCACCCGGCTCGGCCGGTTCCTGGCGTTCGTCGTCGGGCATGTCAGCCGTGTTCTCGGCCCGCATGCGGCATTGATCCTGACGCTGGCGATTGGTGCGGCCCTGGCCGTTTCCCTCACCGCTGTCTTCGCGCAGGTCTACGAAGCCGTTGTCGATGCCGACGGAGTCGCCGGCCTGGACCATCCCGTCCTGGCTGCGGCCAAGACGGTCCGCTCCCCCGCGTTGGACATTATCGCCACCGGGTACACCGACGTGGGCGGGACCGTCGGCATGCCTATCCTGGCGCTGGCTGTCATGACCGTGCTGGCCCTGCGACGCCGCTCCTGGACCCCGGTCATCCTCATTGTCATTGCCGCCGCCGGCTCCTTGCTGATGACCATCGCGGGCAAGTCACTCATAGGGAGGACCCGGCCCCAGTTGACCGACGCAGTTCCGCCCTACGAGTACTCGGCGTCCTTCCCCAGCGGCCATTCGCTGAACTCGGTTGTCATTGCCGGCGTCGTCGCCTACCTGATCATTCTCCGGTTGCAGTCTGCCCGGGCCAGGGTGGTCACGGCACTGCTCGCAGGTCTCTTCGCCGCGACCATCGGCCTGAGCCGCGTGTACCTGGGTCACCACTGGCTCACCGATGTCCTGGCCGCCTGGGCCCTCGGCGCTGCATGGCTCGCACTGGTGATCACAGCGCACCGGCTCTACCTCACCACGCGTACCCACCGCGTTGAAGCACCGACGAGGCACTCCCCCGAGGGCAAGCGGGAAACCGACGTCATCGACGTGTAGCTGAACGCCGTTGCCGGGGTCAGTGCTTCTTGAAAGCGTCCTTTACCTTTTCAGCAGCCTGCTTCAAATCCGCCCTAACCTGGTCGCCCCTGCCTTCGTTCTTGAGATGGTTGTCACCGGTTGCGCTCCCGGTGGCCTCTTTGGCCTTGCCGGTCAGCTTTGTAACCGCATTCTGAATCTTGTCACCCAGACCCATGGCTTCCTCCTTGGGATACCACCCGGCAGGCTGCCGAGGGATCACAAATTCATGCTATCCGCCGCCCGACGCGACGGCCATCCCCACCGCAGCAACTCCGTAAGGGCCACGCACACCTGCCCGTTCAGAGCTCCCGATTGTAATAGAACATGGGCTCTGTCTGGTTGGGTCCGGTGCTAGTGAACCCATGTGCGGATCCGCCCTGAAATGGGTCCGATGAGGCCGCCGTTCCCGCCCCAAGCGCGCTCACATGAAATTGACATTCTCACGAGCCAAAGACCGGCCGCAGACATCGGTCCAGAGGATTCCCTCATCGCCCTTGCGGCGGAAACTGCGTGGAGAACCTGCCCTTGTCATCTCAACTGAAAACGTTTACAGTATTCAAATGCCGGCGTGAGTTGATTCACAGCCGGCGCCTCATGCCGGTCCGTAAGGGCCGGTCCAGCCAGACCCGGCGACTCAAAGGAGAGGGCATCCGTGGCGAACATCCATGACGTGGCAAAACATGCCGGCGTGTCGATCGCCAGCGTCTCACGCATGCTGGCAGGGCAAAACGTCCGGAGCGCCGAAGCGATCCGGCGGGCGATCGACGACCTCGGCTACCGGCCCAACGCCAGTGCCCGCGGGCTGCGCCTGGGTAAACATCACAGCATTGCCGTGATTGTTCCCGACATCTCCAACCCCTACTTCGCCGCCCTGGTGCGTGGCATCGAGGAACGGGCCATGACGCAGGGTTTCCACATCGTCGTGGCTAGCAGCGATGAGCAGTTCAGCGCGGAATCGGAGGTTCTGGGAAACCTCATCGACGCCGTCGACGCCATCGCGATTGTCCCGGCCGAGGAAGGCGACCGCACCCGCAGGATGCTGGCAGACCTCAACAAGCCGGTAGTGCTAATCGACCGGACCGTCGGGGAAGAGCCGGGCTTCGACCTGGTCCATGTGGACAACGCCAGCGGCGCCCGGGCCGCCGCGGATTATCTCCTGTCCCTGGGGCACCGCAGGATCGGCATTATCAGCGGACGCCAGGACACCGTTCCGGGACGGGTCCGGCACCAGGTCTTCGTACAGGCCCTAGCCGACGCCGGCATCCAGATTCCGGCAGAAGCCGTCAAAATCGGCGAATTCAGCCGTGACTTCGGGCACCGCGCCGCCCAGGAGCTGATCGAACAGCAACTGATCGGCCGGCCCGCCGGAATCACTGCCCTGTTCGTTGGCAACAACACCATGGCCCAGGGTGCCCTCCTCTCCCTGCACGCCGCAGGGGTATCCATCCCCGGGCAGCTCTCCTTCCTTTGCTTTGACGACTTCGACCTTGCGGAACTGCTCCCCGCGCCCGTCACCGTGATCTCACGGCCTGCCATTGCGGAGGGCCACGCGGCCGCGGACCTCCTGCTTAAGCGGATTGAACATTTCGGCAGCCCCAACCAGCCACCCCTGGAGCACAAAGTCCTGCCGGTGAGCCTGACCATCCGGCAGTCCTGCGCCTCTCCTGCCTCCAACTGACCACATCATTTAAGGAACCCCATGACCACAACTGTGCCCGGAAACGGGAATGTCCTGGTGATCGGCAGCATTACCTGCGATCTGACCAGTTTCAGCGACCGCCTGCCGCAGCCCGGGGAAACCGTCCTCGGCAACGCCTTCACCATGGTTCTCGGCGGCAAAGGCGCCAACCAGGCCCTGGCGGCGGCTCGCGCCGGGAGCCAGGTCTCCCTGATCGGAAGCGTGGGCAACGACGGCTTCAGCGAGCTGGTCCTCCGGACCCTGGCCGAGGAACACATCGACACCACGCACGTGATGCGCACGGAAGGACCCACCGGAATCGCCCACATCCGGGTAGACGCCTCAGCGGAGAACGACATCGTGATGATCCCGCTCGCCAACTCCCGGCTGAGCCCCGGGCACATCAGGGATGCCCTTAACCAGTCCCAGCGTCACGCCAACGTGGCCCTGATCCAGCTGGAAATCCCGCACGAATCCGCGCTGGAAGCGGCACGTGCGTGCAAGGCCCGCGGCATCACCGTGATTCTTGACCCCGCCCCGGCCCCGGCCGCGCCCCTGGACGAGGACTTCTGGCCCCACGTGGACATCGTCACCCCCAACGAGACCGAAGCGCGCCTCATCACTGGAATCGCGGTTTCCGACCACGAATCCGCCACCGCGGCCGGACGCTGGTTCACCGACCGCGGCGTGCGGCGCGCCGTCGTCACGCTGGCCGGGGCCGGCGCCGTCGTCGTCGAACGGACTTCCGCGGACAGCACGGCCGTGACCCTGCAGGAACCCTTCCGTGTCACGGCGGTGGACACCACAGCCGCCGGCGATGCCTTTGCCGGTGTGCTGGGCAGCGCGCTTGCCGACGGGCTGGACTGGGATGAGTCGCTGCGCCGCGCCATGGCCGGCGGCGCGCTGGCGGTCACCGTGGCCGGCGCCAGCCCGAGCCTGCCCCGGCGCGACGTCATCGACTCGTTCCTCGCCGCCCGGACGGCCACATCCCGCTGACCGCGGGCAACCACACCACCCTAAAGTCCCATCCTCTACAACGCAGTGGAGCAACTATGCGCAAAAACAGCGGTACCCTCAATGCAGCCCTCGCCCGGGTCATCTCAGAACTGGGCCACACGGACGAACTCGTCGTGACCGACGCCGGCCTGCCGATCCCGGCCGGAGTGGAACGGATCGATCTCGCCCTGACGGCCAACGTCCCGCGGTTCCTCGAGTGCCTGGACGTGGTCCTGGCCGAAGTCGAGGCGGAAGGCGCCATCGCGGCGTCGGAAATAGCCGAGCACAGCCCTGAACTCCTTGAGGCCCTCAAGGAACGGCTCGACAACCACGGAATTCCGCTGGAACTCGTCCCGCACACAGAATTCAAACAGCGGACCAGGAACTCCAGGGCCGCCGTCCGGTCCGGCGAATTCACCCCCTACGCCAACGTGATCCTCGTCGCCGGAGTGGTGTACTGACATGACAGTCACCCTCAGCGGCATCACCAAGTCTTTCGGGCCCAACCGCGTGCTCCGCGGGGTGGACCTCAGCATCGAACCCGGCGAAATTGTGTCCCTCGTGGGGGAAAACGGCGCCGGAAAATCCACCCTGACCCGGATCATCGCCGGGGCCTACCAGCCCGATTCCGGCCAGATCACCCTGGACGGCGAGGAGCGGAAGTTCAGCGGCCCGCAGGACGCCATGGCGTCCGGCGTCCAGGTCATCTACCAGGAGCTGAAGAACAACCTGTTCCCGCAGTTGGACGTCGCCTCGAACATCTTCGCCCACGACGGCGCCGGCGAGTTCGGCCGGATGTTCGTCAACAAGGACAAGATGCATGCCCGCGCCGCCGAGCTCCTGAGCCAGGTGGGGATCGACGTCGACACCCGTCTGCCCGTGGGGAAACTCAGCTTCGGCCAGCAGCAGCTCGTCCAGCTCGCCCGCTGCCTCAACCACTCGGTCAAGCTGCTCATCCTCGATGAGCCAACGGCGGCCCTGGACGACCGCGAATCGGAACTCCTGTTCGCCCAGGTCCGCAAGATCCAGGCCGCCGGTGTCGCCGTTATCTACATCAGCCACCGGCTCCCGGAAGTCTTCGCCCTCTCCGACCGCATCGTGGTGATGCGCGACGGCCGCGTGTCCAAGACCGGCACTGCCGCCGAACTGACCGAAGCCGCCGTCGTGGCGGCCATGGTGGGCGGCGAAGTGGAGAACTTCTACCCCAAGGAACACCACGCCACGGACCGGGTGCGGCTCGACGTCCAGGGCCTGGAATCGGCCGGCGTCAACGGGGTGTCCTTCAAAGTCCACGCCGGCGAAGTCCTCGGCATCGGCGGGGTCATGGGCAGCGGGAAGGGGGATGTCCTTCGGGCCCTCTTTGGCCTGGACGACGCCGCGGGCACCGTCAGCATCGACGGCAAACCGCTCACTTTGAAGTCGCCCCGGCATGCCATCAGCGCCGGCGTGGCCTACCTGACCCCCGACCGGCAGGCTGAGGGGCTCACCCTCGCCCAGCCGATTTCGCACAATGAGTCCCTGGCCACCCTCGGGGCCATCACCCGCAACGGGATCGTGGCACTCAAACGCGAGCGGGACCGGTGCCAGGAAATTTCCACCCGGCTCAGCGTCAAATGCAACAGCATTGGCGATGCCGTCGGGACGCTGTCCGGTGGCAACCAGCAGAAGGTGCTCCTGGCCCGCTGCCTGCTGGGCAACCCGGCGATCCTGCTAATGGAAGAACCCACCCGCGGCGTCGATGTCGGCGCCAAGGCGGAGATCTACTCCATCATCAACGACGTCGCCGCCCAGGGCGTCGCCGTGGTCCTTGTCTCATCAGACCTTCCCGAACTTGTCGAAATGTCGGACCGGGTGCTGGTCATGCGCGGGGGCAGCATCAACGCTGAACTGTCCTCCGACGCCCTGACCCAGCAGTCCGTCCTGGAACACGCAATGGAGACCGTATCCCGATGAAAAAAATATCCCTCTTCAACGACCAGCTCCGCGCGGTGTGGATGCTGGCCTTCGTGGCCATCGCGCTTGTGTTCGCCACCCCCTTGTTCCTGCAGCCCTCCAACATGCTCAACGTGCTGCTCACGGCCGCGGTCGTCGCCCTGATCGCCGCAGGCCAGACCTATGTGATCATCCTCGCCGAGATCGATCTGTCCGTCGGCGCGGTCCTTGGCTTCAGCGCCATCACCACCGCGAGCGTCATCAGCCAGTACGGTGTGGTCGCCGGACTCGCCGCGGGCCTCGCGGTCGGCGCACTGGCGGGCCTGATCAACGGTGTACTGGTCACCAAAGCCAAGATGCCCTCGTTCATCGCCACCCTGGCGACCATGTCCATCTTCGCCGGCCTCACGCTGCAGTTCTCCCAGGGCAACCCCGTCAAGGTGACGGACGCAGCATTCCTGGCACTGGGCCAGGGCAACCTCCTCGGCATCCCCACACCCATCTGGATCATGCTGGTCCTGGGCGTGCTGTTCGGCTACATCCTGGCCCGCACCCGCTTCGGCCGCGAACTCTACGCCACCGGTGATAACGCCGACGCCGCGCGCCTCGCCGGCATCAGCACGGACCGGGTCAAGATCCTGGCCTTTATGATCTCCGGTGTCCTCGCCGCCACCGCCGGGTTCATCCTCACCGCCCGTCTTGGAACGGCGCAGCCCACCGCGGGCACGGGCCTGGAACTCGCCGCCATCGCCGCCGTGATCATCGGCGGAACCAGCCTTGCCGGCGGGCGCGGGGCGCTGCTGGGCACCCTCGTCGGCGCGGTGCTGCTGGCAATGATCGACAACGGGCTCAACCTGCTCAACGTTTCCCCGTTCCTGCAGAGCGTCGTCAAGGGCGCCGTGATCCTGCTGGCCGTGTTCGTGGACCGGAACTCCGGTCTCCTGATGCGGATCTTCCGGTCCGGGCCGGCCAGGACTGAAGCTCCCGGGACGGCGACTGCGGCCGGCCCCGGCGCCCCGGCGCCGCTCCTGCCGAAGGTTGCCATGATCTCCGTGGTGGCCCTCCTGCTGGTCGGCGCCGGCGTCACCACAGCCGTGCGCTCCACGGACAACGGGAGCGCGGGGGCACAGCAGAAGTCAGCCACCCTTGTCATCTCCACACTGAACAACCCGTTCTTCGTCTCCGTGGGGGACGGCGCCAAGGACCAGGCGGCGAAGCTGGGCATGGCCCTTGATGTGCAGAACGCCAACAACAACGACACGTCCTCGCTCAACCAGGCCACCACCGCGCTGGTAAAGAAGCCCGGCGTGCTGCTGCTGGACCCGACGTCGAGCGAAGCCGGCGGATCGATCACCGTCAAAGCCAACCAGGCGAACGTTCCCGTTGTCGCGTTCGACCGCGTTCCTGATCAGGGCGAGCTGGCAGCGTTCATCGGTTACGACGCCGTCCAGGCCGGCAAGAACGGTGCCAAGGCCCTCTGCGAAGCGGTCGGCGGCGCCGGCAAAGTGGCCGAACTCCAGGGCCTCCTCGGCACCAGCGTCGCCCGGGACCGGTCCGAGGGTTTCAAAGCCGGAATGAAGGAATGCCCCGGCGTCGAGGTGGTGGCCGTGCAGTCCGCGGACTTCGACCGCGGGAAGGCACTGGATGTCACCACCAACATCCTCCAGGCGAACCCGGGCATCACCGGGATCTACGGCGCCAACGACGAAATGGCGCTCGGAGCAGTGGCGGCCGTCAAGTCCCGCGGCCTGCTGTCCACCATTAAGATCGTCGGCAACGACGGCATCGGCGATGCCCTGTCCGCCGTGAAGAGCGGGGAGATGTACGCCACGAACGCCGAATCCCCGTTCGCCCTGGGCCAGGAAGTCGCCAAGATCGGCCATGCCGTGGCCAGCGGCGAGAAAGTCGAAGAGTCCCGCGTGTTGCAGGGCAAGCTCGTCACCGGCAGCGGCGTCGAGGAGTTCTGCTCGTACCTTCGCGGCATCGGCGACACGGCAACCTGCAAGTAGCGCCACCCACCTTCCCCGCACTTCCAAGGAGAATCATGACTGAACTGAAAGCGGCCGGCCTGGCCGCGATGGTGGACCACACCTTCCTGAACTCCACGGGGACCAGGGCCGAGGCGGAGCACGCGGCCGCCGAAGCCACCCGGCTGGGCGCGTACTCAGTGTGCGTCTCGCCGTCGATGCTGCCCCTGGCCGGCCCGGGCACCCGGATCACAGCCGTGTGTGGGTTCCCGTCCGGCAAGCACCACAGCAGCGTCAAAGCCGCCGAAGCGGCCGAGGCCGTGAGCAACGGCGCCCACGAGATCGACATGGTGATCGACGTCGGAGCGGTCCGGTCCGGTGACTTCGCCGCCGTCGAACGCGACATCGCGGCCGTCCGCGGGGCCGTCCCGGCACCCACGGTCCTCAAGGTCATCCTCGAAACGGCGGCGCTGACGGACGAGCAGATCGTGCGCAGCTGCGCCGCCGCCGAAAGCAGCGGAGCCGACTTCGTCAAGACATCCACGGGTTTCCACCCGGACGGCGGAGCCACGGTGCACGCAGTTGAACTGATGGCACGGACGGTGGCGCCGCGTCTTGGGGTCAAAGCATCCGGCGGCATCCGGGACTGGGCCGCAGCGCAGGCGATGATCGCGGCGGGCGCCACCCGGCTGGGGCTGTCCGGCACGGCAGAGGTCCTCAGCGGCGGACGCAGCACCGGATACTGACCCCAACCCCCTGCGGGCAGCCGGGACTGGCCCGCAGGGGGCAGCACCTTACCCGGCCGCCCGGAGGTCCTCTGCTGACGATCGCGGGCACTCGTTTCCGGCCGCCCCGCTCTCCGGCGTGCTCGAACTCGACGAAACCGACATCGTGGACGAGCTCACACGCAAAGGCGCGACCCTTAACATTGGCGCCAGCATCGACCCGGAAACCGGGGGTACCTTTGAGGAGTAGCCGAAACGTTCGGCAACCCATTCAGGAGGCGACGTGGTCGTAGCACCGGAGACCGTTGACGGCGGAAAAGGCAGCGTCGAGCTCAGCGACGACGGCGTCGTCCACTTGCAGTGGTTGTCCGGGATCAACATTGAGGTTGAGGACGCCAGAGCCGCAATGTCGAAAGTCAACGAGGTATGCCACGGGGTGCCCCACCCGATGCTGGTCGACATGGCTGCCGTCGCTTCGATCAGCCGGGATGCCAGGGGCATCTGGTCCATTCCCTGCGATGCCTCCCGTATCGCCCTACTGGGAAGATCCCCGGTAGACCGGGTACTGGCGAACTTCTTTCTCGGCGTGCATATACCTCCCTGCCCCACCCGGTTCTTCACCTCCCGCAGCGATGCTATGGACTGGCTCAATGCCGTCCGGTAAGCGCCGAGATCTATCTGGTCGACCGCAGTCCACGCCGAGCCCAATTC is drawn from Micrococcaceae bacterium Sec5.8 and contains these coding sequences:
- a CDS encoding substrate-binding domain-containing protein, with protein sequence MKKISLFNDQLRAVWMLAFVAIALVFATPLFLQPSNMLNVLLTAAVVALIAAGQTYVIILAEIDLSVGAVLGFSAITTASVISQYGVVAGLAAGLAVGALAGLINGVLVTKAKMPSFIATLATMSIFAGLTLQFSQGNPVKVTDAAFLALGQGNLLGIPTPIWIMLVLGVLFGYILARTRFGRELYATGDNADAARLAGISTDRVKILAFMISGVLAATAGFILTARLGTAQPTAGTGLELAAIAAVIIGGTSLAGGRGALLGTLVGAVLLAMIDNGLNLLNVSPFLQSVVKGAVILLAVFVDRNSGLLMRIFRSGPARTEAPGTATAAGPGAPAPLLPKVAMISVVALLLVGAGVTTAVRSTDNGSAGAQQKSATLVISTLNNPFFVSVGDGAKDQAAKLGMALDVQNANNNDTSSLNQATTALVKKPGVLLLDPTSSEAGGSITVKANQANVPVVAFDRVPDQGELAAFIGYDAVQAGKNGAKALCEAVGGAGKVAELQGLLGTSVARDRSEGFKAGMKECPGVEVVAVQSADFDRGKALDVTTNILQANPGITGIYGANDEMALGAVAAVKSRGLLSTIKIVGNDGIGDALSAVKSGEMYATNAESPFALGQEVAKIGHAVASGEKVEESRVLQGKLVTGSGVEEFCSYLRGIGDTATCK
- the deoC gene encoding deoxyribose-phosphate aldolase, producing MTELKAAGLAAMVDHTFLNSTGTRAEAEHAAAEATRLGAYSVCVSPSMLPLAGPGTRITAVCGFPSGKHHSSVKAAEAAEAVSNGAHEIDMVIDVGAVRSGDFAAVERDIAAVRGAVPAPTVLKVILETAALTDEQIVRSCAAAESSGADFVKTSTGFHPDGGATVHAVELMARTVAPRLGVKASGGIRDWAAAQAMIAAGATRLGLSGTAEVLSGGRSTGY
- the rbsD gene encoding D-ribose pyranase translates to MRKNSGTLNAALARVISELGHTDELVVTDAGLPIPAGVERIDLALTANVPRFLECLDVVLAEVEAEGAIAASEIAEHSPELLEALKERLDNHGIPLELVPHTEFKQRTRNSRAAVRSGEFTPYANVILVAGVVY
- a CDS encoding sugar ABC transporter ATP-binding protein produces the protein MTVTLSGITKSFGPNRVLRGVDLSIEPGEIVSLVGENGAGKSTLTRIIAGAYQPDSGQITLDGEERKFSGPQDAMASGVQVIYQELKNNLFPQLDVASNIFAHDGAGEFGRMFVNKDKMHARAAELLSQVGIDVDTRLPVGKLSFGQQQLVQLARCLNHSVKLLILDEPTAALDDRESELLFAQVRKIQAAGVAVIYISHRLPEVFALSDRIVVMRDGRVSKTGTAAELTEAAVVAAMVGGEVENFYPKEHHATDRVRLDVQGLESAGVNGVSFKVHAGEVLGIGGVMGSGKGDVLRALFGLDDAAGTVSIDGKPLTLKSPRHAISAGVAYLTPDRQAEGLTLAQPISHNESLATLGAITRNGIVALKRERDRCQEISTRLSVKCNSIGDAVGTLSGGNQQKVLLARCLLGNPAILLMEEPTRGVDVGAKAEIYSIINDVAAQGVAVVLVSSDLPELVEMSDRVLVMRGGSINAELSSDALTQQSVLEHAMETVSR
- a CDS encoding STAS/SEC14 domain-containing protein, which encodes MVVAPETVDGGKGSVELSDDGVVHLQWLSGINIEVEDARAAMSKVNEVCHGVPHPMLVDMAAVASISRDARGIWSIPCDASRIALLGRSPVDRVLANFFLGVHIPPCPTRFFTSRSDAMDWLNAVR
- a CDS encoding ribokinase; protein product: MTTTVPGNGNVLVIGSITCDLTSFSDRLPQPGETVLGNAFTMVLGGKGANQALAAARAGSQVSLIGSVGNDGFSELVLRTLAEEHIDTTHVMRTEGPTGIAHIRVDASAENDIVMIPLANSRLSPGHIRDALNQSQRHANVALIQLEIPHESALEAARACKARGITVILDPAPAPAAPLDEDFWPHVDIVTPNETEARLITGIAVSDHESATAAGRWFTDRGVRRAVVTLAGAGAVVVERTSADSTAVTLQEPFRVTAVDTTAAGDAFAGVLGSALADGLDWDESLRRAMAGGALAVTVAGASPSLPRRDVIDSFLAARTATSR